In the genome of Gemmatimonadota bacterium, one region contains:
- a CDS encoding heterodisulfide reductase-related iron-sulfur binding cluster — HLFRHDESLAADAGKISAMTRDITEFLSEQHGVTENGEMEQVRVLYQSPCSMQHGQKIDIQPQTLLQQAGFKVRELPEKYMCCGSAGTYNILQPAIAAELGARKAACIDQADVDVVASGNMACMMHLRQFTDVPFVHTAELLDWATGGPKPF, encoded by the coding sequence GCCACCTGTTCCGCCATGACGAGTCCCTGGCGGCAGATGCCGGTAAAATCAGCGCCATGACCCGGGATATAACTGAATTTTTATCCGAGCAGCATGGCGTGACCGAAAATGGCGAAATGGAGCAGGTCCGTGTCCTCTACCAGAGTCCCTGTTCCATGCAACACGGCCAGAAAATCGACATACAACCGCAGACCCTGTTGCAGCAAGCCGGCTTCAAGGTACGGGAACTGCCGGAAAAATATATGTGCTGCGGCTCGGCGGGTACCTATAATATCCTGCAACCAGCGATCGCCGCTGAACTGGGAGCAAGAAAAGCGGCCTGTATTGACCAGGCAGACGTGGACGTCGTGGCCAGCGGCAACATGGCCTGCATGATGCACCTGCGGCAATTCACCGATGTCCCCTTTGTGCATACGGCAGAACTGCTTGACTGGGCGACAGGCGGCCCCAAGCCGTTTTAA
- a CDS encoding glutaredoxin: MNNPVNITVFRWAGEWGPFKVKIPCGECALTKDIIQDCIDSDLAGIDVELDMRDWLTEWWKPLPKGGWHAPIVLVNGRIISQGAALNRGVLTQSVIEEATGSSQIQGNHAYGKATCPHCVRAKGYLEQAGVDYQYHDVVKDPRSLYEMLARVKPIIGPKTPVTVPQIWLDGSYVGGADELKRILDLPEVEPNPERGQCSLSPAR, from the coding sequence ATGAACAACCCGGTAAACATCACCGTATTCCGCTGGGCCGGTGAGTGGGGGCCCTTCAAGGTCAAGATCCCCTGCGGGGAATGTGCATTGACCAAAGACATAATCCAGGACTGTATAGATTCGGACCTGGCCGGTATAGACGTCGAACTCGACATGCGCGACTGGCTCACGGAGTGGTGGAAACCCCTGCCCAAAGGAGGCTGGCATGCCCCGATCGTACTGGTTAACGGCAGGATCATCTCCCAGGGTGCGGCCCTGAACCGGGGCGTACTGACCCAGTCAGTCATTGAGGAAGCAACAGGCAGTTCACAGATACAGGGTAACCACGCTTACGGCAAGGCCACCTGCCCCCACTGCGTGCGCGCCAAGGGATACCTGGAACAGGCCGGAGTCGACTACCAGTACCACGATGTAGTCAAGGACCCGCGCTCGCTGTATGAAATGCTGGCAAGGGTAAAACCGATCATCGGCCCGAAAACCCCGGTTACCGTGCCGCAGATCTGGCTGGACGGGAGCTATGTGGGCGGCGCCGATGAACTGAAGCGCATTCTTGACCTGCCCGAAGTGGAACCGAACCCGGAGCGGGGACAGTGTTCCCTCTCTCCGGCGCGCTGA